Proteins encoded by one window of Cylindrospermum stagnale PCC 7417:
- a CDS encoding class I SAM-dependent DNA methyltransferase translates to MSSVSYYPSYDVIAPIRAKELWSSEKAEAILLMLKKLMLQYIPEGASILDLCCGTGHLIQLLDKNGYKMTGLDGSETALAHAREKTPHAEFMLADACSFELSSTFHGVISQTAMAMITNLEDLTSVFCNVYSALRENGIFMFNIALEEESSNLPKEQIIAEVQDDYAWYLRYFYQEQEKTSEVKVTAFQLLDGTWQRSDSSWFVKGYTEQEIELALKKAGFTEMNHYNLDQSLGISVGVDQDIFVCRKSAS, encoded by the coding sequence ATGTCTTCAGTAAGTTACTACCCTAGTTATGATGTAATCGCTCCAATAAGAGCAAAAGAACTCTGGAGTTCTGAGAAAGCTGAAGCTATATTGCTAATGCTAAAAAAATTGATGCTACAGTATATTCCTGAAGGAGCTAGCATTCTTGATCTTTGTTGTGGCACAGGACATTTAATACAACTGCTTGACAAAAATGGTTATAAAATGACTGGGCTTGATGGCTCAGAAACAGCACTAGCCCATGCCCGTGAAAAAACACCCCATGCTGAATTCATGCTGGCTGATGCCTGTTCCTTTGAGTTGTCGTCTACTTTTCATGGGGTTATTTCACAAACTGCCATGGCAATGATCACTAATTTAGAGGACTTAACATCTGTATTTTGTAATGTTTATTCAGCATTGCGGGAAAATGGTATTTTTATGTTCAACATTGCTTTAGAAGAAGAATCCTCAAACTTACCAAAAGAACAGATAATAGCCGAAGTTCAAGACGATTATGCCTGGTATCTGCGATACTTTTATCAAGAACAAGAAAAAACATCTGAGGTAAAAGTTACTGCTTTCCAATTATTAGATGGAACATGGCAACGTTCAGATAGTAGTTGGTTTGTGAAAGGTTATACGGAACAAGAAATTGAATTAGCTTTAAAAAAAGCTGGGTTTACAGAGATGAATCATTATAATCTTGACCAATCGCTAGGAATTAGTGTTGGTGTAGATCAAGATATATTTGTTTGCCGAAAGAGCGCATCTTAA